From Anopheles darlingi chromosome 2, idAnoDarlMG_H_01, whole genome shotgun sequence, the proteins below share one genomic window:
- the LOC125951819 gene encoding medium-chain acyl-CoA ligase ACSF2, mitochondrial, with product MALRVAACLYSASGYQRAVRWSSRCLQTIRYQSTEQQSTGDQHERRQSYVHHIGSKPLVYRNVGQHLRIAAEQFPNIDAVVSCHESTRLSFSAVLDKVDRLAAAFYQLGLQKGDRVAIWAPNGILFYLANLAVARAGMISVGINPAYQTPELEYSLNKIGAKAIIAPEGFRQANYYGMLSHIAPELASSQPGQLVNKAVPSLKSVIIDSEKKLPGVIKFSELFGLPGERDIGAIERLQSKICPDAGVNLQFTSGTTGAPKAALMSHFGFVNNGLHIGERNELNRKEQRMCVQVPLFHAFGMVIAIMTGISYGSTVVLPSAGFKAADSLAAIMRERCTVILGTPTMYVDLVRRIVETGAQLETPEIAVTGGATCSPKLFADIKNALGVRKVKTVFGMTETTAVIFQSLFEETPEDVQQTVGHVTDHYEAKVIDKEGHTVPFGVAGELCVRGYGTMLGYWADEKKTKETIDADRWLRTGDQFMLREDGYGRIVGRLKEVVIRGGENIYPKEVEDFLNTYPKILEVHCVGVPDERLGEEMCAFVRLKDPSETIDREELKRFCEGHLAYYKVPRYVRVLNELPKTTSGKVQKFKLVELFAKEQQGVSQ from the exons ATGGCATTGCGTGTAGCGGCCTGTCTTTATAGCGCTTCTGGCTATCAGCGAGCAGTGCGATGGTCCAGCAG ATGTCTGCAGACGATTCGCTACCAATCGACCGAACAGCAGAGCACCGGTGATCAGCACGAACGGCGCCAGAGCTACGTGCATCATATCGGCAGCAAACCGCTCGTCTATCGGAACGTCGGTCAGCACCTTCGCATCGCGGCAGAACAATTCCCAAACATCGATGCGGTCGTATCCTGTCACGAAAGCACCCGGCTTTCATTCTCGGCCGTCCTGGACAAG GTAGATCGACTGGCGGCAGCATTCTATCAGCTTGGGCTCCAGAAGGGTGATCGCGTTGCTATCTGGGCACCGAACGGAATCCTCTTTTACCTCGCCAACCTGGCGGTCGCTCGTGCCGGTATGATCTCG GTTGGCATCAATCCAGCCTACCAGACACCGGAGCTGGAGTACTCGTTGAACAAGATCGGTGCCAAAGCGATCATCGCACCCGAAGGATTCCGGCAGGCGAACTACTATGGCATGCTGTCCCACATCGCACCGGAACTAGCGTCCTCTCAGCCTGGTCAACTCGTCAACAAAGCGGTTCCTTCGCTCAAGAGCGTCATCATCGATAGCGAGAAGAAGCTACC GGGTGTGATCAAGTTTAGCGAACTGTTTGGGCTGCCAGGTGAACGGGACATCGGTGCAATCGAGCGGCTGCAGTCGAAGATCTGCCCCGATGCTGGCGTCAATTTACAGTTCACTTCGGGCACAACGGGAGCTCCTAAGGCCGCGCTTATGTCTCACTTTGGATTCGTCAACAATGGACTGCATATTGGTGAACGGAACGAGCTGAACCGGAAGGAGCAGCGCATGTGTGTCCAGGTGCCACTGTTCCATGCGTTCGGTATGGTGATCGCCATCATGACGGGCATCTCCTATGGTTCCACCGTCGTACTGCCATCGGCCGGCTTCAAGGCAGCCGATTCATTGGCCGCCATCATGCGAGAAAG GTGTACCGTGATCTTGGGAACACCGACGATGTACGTTGATCTGGTGCGGCGTATCGTTGAGACGGGTGCTCAGCTGGAAACGCCGGAGATAGCGGTCACCGGAGGTGCCACGTGTTCGCCGAAGCTCTTTGCTGACATCAAGAATGCCCTCGGTGTCCGGAAGGTGAAGACGGTCTTCGGTATGACGGAGACGACGGCGGTCATCTTTCAGTCGCTGTTCGAGGAAACGCCCGAAGATGTACAGCAGACCGTTGGGCATGTAACGGATCATTATGAGGCGAAAGTGATTGACAAAGAGGGCCATACGGTACCGTTTGGGGTAGCCGGTGAGCTGTGTGTACGCGGGTATGGCACGATGCTTGGATATTGGGCGGATgaaaagaagacgaaggaaacGATCGATGCCGATCGGTGGCTACGGACTGGCGATCAGTTTATGTTGCGTGAAGATGGCTATGGTAGGATCGTGGGGCGGCTGAAGGAGGTCGTGATTCGTGGCGGAGAGAACATTTACCCGAAGGAGGTCGAGGACTTCTTGAACACGTACCCCAAGATCCTTGAGGTACACTGCGTCGGAGTGCCCGATGAACGGTTAGGAGAGGAAATGTGTGCGTTCGTGAGGCTCAAGGATCCGTCTGAGACGATCGACCGGGAGGAGCTAAAGAGGTTCTGTGAGGGACACCTGGCCTACTATAAGGTGCCACGGTATGTGCGCGTGTTAAACGAACTCCCGAAAACAACATCCGGAAAGGTGCAAAAGTTTAAGCTGGTCGAACTGTTTGCGAAGGAACAGCAAGGTGTTAGTCAATAA
- the LOC125959636 gene encoding fibrinogen-like protein A — protein sequence MDRVVWGVLGSLIIAVSVAVFIVRLNGENNSKVLQEQRESIAEYRVELELIHDLLSKMQQEMNETKWNFEVQKPITFELLGKMQQDIQTQRKEIANDREKVSKWQAEFQTSSKTIENETSHILKDALRVIPANRKLLEQSIELLQQDMKKCQEAIADNRAKQELNSKLIEDMSQVLIELKSELSTQRDEASNNRNENLKQMQQVKSDHEQMRSIMNMHPGPYRSCKDVHRKSSGKYYIRGKDVFDSFVAYCEQDKAGGGWMVIQHRFDGSLSFDRNWTDYRNGFGEVEGEHWLGLERIHQFTKEHDCELLIEMKDFYDNYKYAKYSSFAIGSESEQYNLTTVGEYRGTAGDSLKYHKGMKFSTPDRDNDIAESNCAVKFQGGWWFYKCYHAFLNGLYQNDSGRNEKIIAWNAFSHDYRGLSYSRMMIRPLN from the coding sequence ATGGATCGTGTAGTTTGGGGCGTACTGGGCTCTTTGATCATTGCTGTGTCCGTTGCTGTGTTCATTGTGCGGCTGAATGGAGAAAACAATTCAAAAGTGCTTCAAGAACAAAGAGAATCAATTGCAGAATATCGAGTGGAGTTGGAACTGATCCATGATCTACTGAGCAAGATGCAGCAAGAGATGAATGAAACAAAGTGGAACTTTGAGGTGCAAAAGCCTATTACATTCGAACTGTTGGGCAAGATGCAGCAAGATATTCAAACTCAAAGGAAGGAGATCGCAAATGATCGCGAGAAGGTGTCGAAGTGGCAGGCAGAGTTTCAAACATCGAGCAAgacgattgaaaatgaaacatcacATATTTTGAAGGATGCTTTGCGAGTTATTCCAGCCAATCGAAAATTGCTAGAGCAAAGCATCGAATTACTGCAGCAAGATATGAAAAAGTGCCAAGAAGCAATCGCAGACAATCGGGCAAAACAGGAACTAAACAGCAAATTAATTGAAGACATGTCGCAAGTACTGATCGAATTGAAATCAGAATTATCGACGCAACGAGATGAAGCCAGcaacaatcgaaacgaaaacctcAAACAAATGCAGCAAGTAAAAAGCGATCATGAGCAGATGCGCTCAATAATGAATATGCATCCTGGTCCATATCGGTCCTGCAAAGATGTGCACAGAAAATCGTCTGGAAAATATTATATCCGTGGAAAGGAcgttttcgattcgttcgtgGCTTATTGTGAGCAGGATAAGGCTGGTGGAGGATGGATGGTCATTCAACATCGCTTCGACGGATCACTTAGCTTCGATCGCAACTGGACGGACTACAGAAATGGATTTGGTGAAGTTGAAGGCGAGCATTGGCTCGGACTAGAGCGAATTCATCAGTTTACGAAGGAACACGATTGTGAGCTGCTGATCGAGATGAAGGATTTCTACGATAACTATAAATACGCGAAGTACTCCTCATTTGCCATCGGAAGCGAAAGCGAGCAGTACAACCTGACAACTGTGGGAGAGTATAGAGGCACGGCGGGGGATTCACTAAAATATCACAAAGGAATGAAGTTTTCGACCCCAGATAGAGATAACGATATTGCCGAAAGTAATTGTGCAGTAAAATTTCAAGGAGGATGGTGGTTCTACAAATGTTACCATGCATTTCTCAATGGATTGTATCAAAATGATAGTGGACGAAATGAGAAAATAATTGCCTGGAATGCTTTCAGCCATGATTATCGAGGATTAAGCTATTCTAGAATGATGATACGTCCATTGAACTAG
- the LOC125951813 gene encoding probable serine/threonine-protein kinase pats1, whose protein sequence is MRAKCLIVFGALYAGLLASAVKGETFHCTNPDYTEDAKFDNVVITQSSNYDFACSYLAHYKLFIYFDSSQMEDIPRKLFSTFNAQKVVLSDCGIRQISRYSLERASQLQVLDLSHNSIAELKNFVFQGAYQLLTLNLTANNISVIEERAFDSLEMLKMLLLGSNSLQVLDGRVFVSLTALEGVVLSNNQLRELGKGLFTQNGALREVHLQSNQLANVTEEAFWSSDDEVGVNLDELVLNKNIIKQLSLPNMHVNKLKVINNQLTQLHISTTVAELYCSHNKISEIVIDNASKSQLHTLDITNNTVSSLESIAQYRSLHTLYLGVNPLKPLNVSSFATLTKLKNLGLEQTNITNLRHGMFGHQEQLEWLDLAFNELADLDLDILTSCTKLETLYLDGNRLKSIDYEQMKTHFPQLALLGIAGNDWNCTYLTKLVRSCGAQSIKIYKETRLKAEPDQPNVKGISCLDDKHKTRNWTATIEELHTAYNESDRADDAALTELFQNIMSDMKRYGDDHLRTINQTSRLEAALFDLTKQQFQLQANLNALRESQLKMELTQLSNRTNISSSSNEELKRMIENVNNLTLDKQQLTAQKLEQRIYEQSFKVDKALEMAKEIGAKLTILDKRMEQWVANIVNSDGTGLYLSKPQMQAQRGNDEARGQGDQGWIIATMLLLVVAVVCVLGYLVYERRRYRSHWLTRMRGIREESSLTTIVENQI, encoded by the exons ATGCGTGCAAAGTGTCTGATAGTCTTCGGTGCTCT GTATGCTGGCCTCTTAGCTTCGGCAGTTAAGGGCGAAACGTTCCATTGCACAAACCCGGATTACACAGAGGATGCAAAGTTCGATAACGTGGTCATAACACAATCTTCAAACTATGATTTTGCATGCAGTTACTTGGCACATTACAAGCTATTTATCTACTTTGACTCGTCGCAAATGGAGGACATTCCAAGGAAGCTTTTCTCAACGTTCAATGCGCAAAAGGTAGTACTTAGCGACTGTGGCATTCGACAAATTTCCCGCTACAGCCTGGAGCGTGCATCTCAGCTGCAAGTGTTGGATCTATCCCACAACAGTATAGCGGAATTGAAGAACTTCGTCTTCCAGGGTGCTTATCAGCTGCTTACGCTCAATCTAACCGCCAACAACATCAGTGTTATCGAGGAACGGGCTTTCGACTCTCTGGAAATGCTAAAGATGCTACTATTGGGAAGCAATAGTCTGCAAGTGCTAGATGGACGCGTGTTTGTGTCGCTGACAGCCCTCGAGGGCGTAGTTCTTTCCAACAATCAGCTACGTGAACTTGGGAAAGGTTTGTTTACTCAAAATGGAGCACTAAGAGAAGTTCATTTGCAAAGCAATCAGTTGGCCAACGTTACGGAAGAAGCCTTCTGGAGCTCTGACGACGAGGTCGGTGTCAACCTAGATGAGCTCgtattaaacaaaaacataataaaacaGCTAAGCCTTCCAAATATGCACGTAAATAAGCTGAAAGTGATAAACAACCAGCTGACTCAGCTTCACATTTCGACGACGGTAGCAGAACTCTATTGCTCGCATAACAAAATCTCAGAAATTGTGATTGATAATGCTTCCAAGTCACAGTTACATACACTGGACATTACAAACAATACGGTTTCATCTCTCGAATCTATTGCTCAGTACCGCTCCCTGCACACATTGTATCTTGGCGTCAATCCACTGAAACCACTCAACGTGAGCAGTTTTGCAACTTTAACCAAGTTAAAGAATCTTGGTTTGGAGCAGACCAACATTACTAACCTACGTCATGGAATGTTTGGACACCAGGAGCAGCTCGAGTGGCTCGATTTGGCTTTTAACGAGCTGGCCGATTTGGATCTGGATATTTTAACTTCTTGCACAAAATTGGAAACGCTTTACCTCGATGGCAATCGGCTAAAGTCGATCGATTACGAGCAGATGAAAACTCATTTCCCTCAGCTCGCGCTGCTCGGTATCGCTGGCAATGACTGGAATTGCACGTATCTTACCAAACTGGTGCGCTCATGTGGTGCACAATCGATAAAGATTTACAAAGAGACTAGATTGAAAGCAGAGCCAGATCAGCCTAATGTGAAAGGCATCAGCTGCCTGGATGATAAGCACAAGACGCGTAACTGGACTGCCACTATAGAGGAGCTTCATACGGCGTACAACGAGAGTGATAGAGCGGACGATGCTGCTCTTACGGAGTTGTTCCAGAACATAATGTCGGATATGAAGCGTTACGGAGATGATCATTTGAGGACGATCAATCAAACGTCCCGCCTCGAGGCAGCTCTGTTCGATTTGACGAAACAACAGTTTCAGCTGCAAGCAAATCTCAATGCACTTCGCGAATCCCAGCTCAAGATGGAACTCACGCAGCTGTCGAATCGTACGAACATTTCTTCCTCCAGCAATGAGGAGTTGAAGCGCATGATAGAGAACGTCAACAATCTGACGCTCgataagcagcagctcacTGCGCAGAAGCTAGAGCAACGCATCTACGAGCAGTCGTTCAAAGTGGATAAAGCGCTCGAGATGGCCAAAGAGATCGGAGCGAAGCTTACGATACTGGACAAACGGATGGAACAGTGGGTTGCGAACATTGTCAACTCGGACGGGACCGGTCTCTATCTCTCAAAACCACAGATGCAGGCTCAGCGTGGGAACGACGAGGCGCGAGGACAGGGTGACCAAGGCTGGATCATCGCAACGATGTTGCTACTGGTTGTGGCCGTGGTGTGCGTATTGGGATATCTGGTGTATGAGAGAAGAAGATATCGCTCGCACTGGCTAACTCGCATGCGTGGTATTCGCGAAGAAAGCAGTTTAACGACGATTGTggaaaaccaaatttga